A single region of the Paramicrobacterium fandaimingii genome encodes:
- a CDS encoding carbohydrate ABC transporter permease yields the protein MRTSRTSKIVRYVAVLLGGLVMATPLLFMVSGSLKSAAEVNAFPPVLVPETPIWQNFVDAWNFLTPQVIGNTFIFSLGVVGLQLLLSLPAAFALAKIPFKWSAAILATLVVPMLIPGNLTLIPLFIVTFELGWLNTFAGLIIPMAAQCAFSILLFRQFFATLPSGLIEAARIDGASWWRVLTSIALPLAKPALATFCSISFLTAWNMYIWPQVIAPNPANKVINVALAPLAGGENSVISPAIGLAGAVIAMLPVLIVFIVFQKWYLKGVAGTGLE from the coding sequence ATGCGTACCTCACGCACAAGCAAGATCGTCCGCTACGTTGCGGTACTTCTCGGCGGACTTGTCATGGCGACGCCATTGCTCTTCATGGTTTCGGGCTCGCTCAAGTCTGCAGCCGAAGTCAATGCCTTCCCGCCGGTGCTGGTGCCAGAGACGCCAATCTGGCAGAACTTCGTTGACGCGTGGAATTTCTTGACGCCGCAGGTGATAGGAAACACCTTCATATTCAGCCTTGGCGTCGTTGGCCTGCAACTGCTGCTGTCGTTGCCGGCTGCTTTCGCCCTCGCAAAGATTCCGTTCAAATGGTCTGCCGCGATACTTGCGACGCTTGTCGTGCCCATGCTCATTCCGGGCAACCTCACGCTCATCCCTCTCTTCATCGTGACGTTTGAGTTGGGGTGGCTCAATACATTTGCCGGGCTCATCATCCCGATGGCTGCCCAATGCGCGTTCTCGATACTTCTCTTCAGACAGTTCTTCGCGACGTTGCCGTCTGGGCTCATTGAAGCGGCGCGCATCGACGGCGCCAGTTGGTGGAGAGTGCTGACATCCATTGCGCTGCCGCTGGCTAAGCCCGCTCTCGCAACGTTCTGTTCGATCAGCTTCCTCACCGCCTGGAATATGTACATCTGGCCCCAGGTCATTGCACCAAACCCCGCGAACAAAGTGATCAACGTGGCCCTTGCGCCGCTCGCCGGCGGCGAGAACTCTGTCATATCACCGGCTATCGGGCTCGCCGGTGCGGTCATCGCCATGCTTCCCGTCCTCATCGTGTTCATCGTGTTCCAGAAGTGGTACCTGAAGGGCGTCGCCGGAACGGGGCTTGAGTGA
- a CDS encoding family 78 glycoside hydrolase catalytic domain, with translation MVVDSDEQLYVPWPFAPLASRERVRVRVRVGSGNTWTDESEPLEIEAGLLEQDDWVKQLISPSTIGRLDDGAPLLFGSADLDAEPISARLYLTAHGIVEFTINGNRVGDDVFAPGWTAYEKRLRYRSYDVTPLVRRGTNELRALIGNGWYRGQLVWPGNRSSYGDRLGALAQLEVNYADGSREIFGTDASWGAVPSSILFDDFYDGQRRDLRITDSPEGKRVDSVDVLDGDFARLIAPSGPPVRITETLAAVQLLTTPSGKTIVDFGQNLVGWVRLRVHGEAGAEVTIRHAEVLEHGELGVRPLRSALATCTYTLSGQPEEILQPTFTFNGFRYAEISGVPELALTDVEALVLGTDLQRTGWFESSDPRVNRLHENVVWSTRGNFLDVPTDCPQRDERLGWTGDLQVFAPTATFLFDTAGFLSGWLGDLAAEQKPDGGVPYVIPDVLREPNPAAAAWSDAATIVPEAVHHAYGDVGVLRQQYPSMKAWVEKVRSIVGPALLWRTGAQFGDWLDPTAPPDDASRAQADPAVVATAYFARSVGILARTAETLGLRVEAADYAQLEKQVRAAFISAYVSEDGRVHSDCQTVYALSIVGDLFASERQRAGAGDRLAELVTAAGFRVSTGFVGTPVILDALSTAGYPELAYRMLLEESCPSWLYAVSMGATTIWERWDSMLSDGSINPGSMTSFNHYAYGAVADWLHRCVAGLSPSSPGYRTVDVRPLVTGDLSSASARHLSPYGEIAVEWRLENGQVDLTLTIPYGVTADVWMPGASVAETVRNGSHRFRSELQPLQYAPE, from the coding sequence GTGGTCGTCGACTCTGACGAGCAACTCTACGTTCCCTGGCCGTTCGCCCCGTTGGCGTCGCGCGAGCGGGTTCGTGTGAGGGTTCGAGTGGGAAGCGGAAACACGTGGACCGATGAGAGTGAGCCCCTCGAGATCGAGGCTGGACTGCTCGAACAAGACGATTGGGTGAAACAGCTCATCAGTCCGTCGACGATCGGGAGACTTGACGACGGTGCTCCGCTGCTGTTCGGGAGCGCCGATCTCGACGCAGAGCCGATTTCGGCTCGGCTCTACCTCACGGCACACGGCATTGTCGAGTTCACGATCAACGGCAATCGAGTCGGCGACGATGTGTTCGCCCCTGGATGGACAGCCTATGAGAAGCGTCTGCGCTATCGGAGCTACGACGTCACGCCGCTTGTGCGCAGAGGAACCAACGAGCTGCGTGCTCTCATCGGAAATGGCTGGTATCGCGGCCAACTCGTATGGCCTGGCAATCGATCGAGTTACGGAGATCGCCTTGGCGCCCTCGCACAGCTCGAGGTGAACTATGCGGATGGTTCGCGAGAAATCTTCGGAACGGATGCTTCATGGGGTGCCGTGCCCAGCAGCATCCTGTTCGATGATTTCTATGACGGGCAACGTCGCGACCTGAGGATCACAGATTCTCCCGAAGGTAAGCGCGTGGATTCTGTCGATGTGCTTGACGGGGATTTCGCCCGCCTCATTGCGCCGTCCGGGCCGCCCGTGCGCATTACGGAGACGCTTGCGGCTGTGCAGCTTCTGACGACGCCGTCCGGCAAGACAATCGTTGATTTTGGGCAGAACCTCGTGGGGTGGGTGCGCCTTCGTGTGCATGGCGAGGCGGGTGCTGAAGTGACGATTCGCCACGCAGAGGTTCTCGAGCACGGAGAGCTCGGTGTTCGCCCACTCCGCAGTGCCCTTGCGACCTGCACCTACACGCTCTCTGGCCAGCCAGAAGAGATTCTGCAACCGACATTTACCTTCAATGGATTTCGATACGCAGAGATTTCGGGCGTCCCCGAGCTGGCGCTCACTGACGTTGAAGCACTCGTGCTCGGGACAGATCTTCAGCGCACTGGGTGGTTCGAGTCGTCTGACCCGCGGGTCAATCGTCTCCACGAGAACGTCGTGTGGAGCACACGCGGCAACTTTCTCGATGTGCCAACCGACTGCCCTCAGCGCGACGAGCGACTCGGATGGACGGGGGACCTTCAGGTCTTCGCCCCGACAGCGACGTTCTTATTCGACACAGCGGGCTTCCTCTCGGGTTGGCTTGGCGACCTCGCGGCGGAGCAGAAGCCGGACGGCGGGGTTCCGTACGTGATCCCCGATGTTCTCCGCGAGCCCAATCCTGCGGCCGCTGCCTGGAGTGACGCGGCAACGATCGTTCCCGAGGCCGTGCACCATGCATATGGCGACGTGGGTGTGCTTCGGCAGCAGTACCCATCCATGAAGGCGTGGGTTGAGAAGGTCCGCAGCATTGTGGGTCCCGCTCTGCTGTGGCGCACGGGTGCCCAGTTCGGCGATTGGCTTGATCCGACGGCGCCGCCAGACGACGCTTCACGCGCTCAAGCAGACCCGGCTGTCGTCGCTACGGCCTATTTCGCGCGGTCTGTGGGGATTCTCGCGCGCACCGCTGAAACACTCGGCCTTCGCGTGGAAGCTGCGGATTACGCGCAGCTCGAGAAACAGGTGCGCGCCGCATTTATTTCGGCGTACGTCAGCGAAGACGGGCGCGTCCACAGCGATTGCCAGACTGTCTACGCGCTCAGCATCGTCGGTGATCTCTTCGCCAGCGAACGGCAGCGCGCCGGCGCGGGCGATCGCCTCGCCGAGCTCGTGACCGCAGCGGGTTTTCGTGTCAGCACGGGTTTCGTGGGAACCCCTGTCATTCTTGACGCGCTTTCTACTGCGGGATACCCAGAGTTGGCATATCGGATGCTGCTCGAGGAGTCCTGTCCGTCGTGGCTGTACGCCGTTTCAATGGGGGCAACGACGATTTGGGAGCGTTGGGACTCGATGCTGTCCGATGGATCGATCAATCCCGGCTCGATGACCTCGTTCAACCACTATGCGTATGGGGCCGTTGCCGACTGGCTGCATCGATGTGTCGCCGGCCTGTCGCCGAGTTCGCCTGGTTATAGGACTGTGGACGTTCGGCCGCTTGTCACCGGTGATCTGTCGAGCGCGTCGGCTCGTCATCTCTCACCGTATGGGGAGATCGCGGTGGAGTGGCGGCTCGAAAATGGCCAGGTGGACCTCACGTTGACCATTCCCTACGGTGTGACCGCCGATGTATGGATGCCGGGCGCTTCTGTCGCTGAGACAGTGCGCAACGGCAGCCACCGATTCAGGTCTGAGCTGCAGCCGCTGCAGTACGCGCCCGAGTAG